The DNA sequence TCAGGGATTCCCACATCTCCTCCAATCTTCTATTTTTATTATTGCCGTATAACGCGGGGCTTTATCCGCATCCGCTGGAACGATTTGTTAGCAGAATTCTTATTATTGTCTAGTACTCGCATTCAATATCGTCAGACCAACGATATTCTTCCCATCTTTCCGTATCAATATATCATCGTCCGTTTCAATCGTTGTAGTAGCTCGCTGAGGTTTGCGGAAACTCATATAGAGCACATCTGCATCCTTATCGTAGTCCAACCACACATGTTGCGTTGGTAATTTCAGCATGTCGGTCGCTACTGCAACACAGTTACTGATGAAATCCACTGTTCTCTTGGTTGTTACTGTCGCCATACTATTTCTCCTTTTGGTTTAGTATCAAGCAAATAAGCAGTAATCACAAATCCAGCATTCTTTGACAGTTCTCTGTAGACCACTACCAGCCACTTTCTCCTTCCGATGTTTCTCGTAGCCTTCAGAGTCCCCTGGTTTCCACGAACAACAATATCCGGTTTCCCTACAGTATCAAGTACCTCATAGAAGCAGCTTGCCAAATCATCGTGATTTTCGACAATATGGTACCATCTTTTATAAGTTAGTCGTATTGGCACACCATTTACCGAATAAGTAACTTCCATTCATATCTCCAATACCGCTAACGATAAAGCTCAGTTGCGGCGTACTCACCGTCCCCTTTTCCACTCGCCGTCAACTGCAGCAATTGGTTAGGCTTTTAATAGATAACTGTCCTTTATTTTTTATTCAATTAATGGACTCAATCTATCTTTAATTGCCTTCTCTATTTTATCGACATTATCTGTATTGTTAAATTTAATCTTATAATAATTGGCAATTTTCTTTAAGGTAGAATTGTCCATTTCTCTTAAAACCTTATTAGTTTTAAGAGCATACAAGACATAAAGTTTTTTATTTTGCTGGACATCTTCTATGTGAACAAGGGGAGACAAATTCCCATATAACCACGCATCTTCAGGATTAAACAAACTCTTCAGCGAATAAAGATACGAATATTTATAAAAATTTTCTAATGAGACAACAATTCCATTTGGGTGTTTTTTTGTCCTAAAAGAAGCGTTCTTTTTTAAGGAATTAAAATCTCTAAATGTCCAATAATACAACCCAATAGGAGAGTCTGTTATATCATTTTTTCGTGGGGGATATTTGTCAATATAACCATCGGTTGTTTTATATTTAGATAAAATAAATTTCTTGTCATTATTTAATATGTCAAATTGAAACTGTCTAATATATTCAAATGTCATTCCTGAAGGATTTTTTTCATAAAGAGCCACCAATATTGGGAATTTCCCTGTTCCTGTTCCAGAAAACAACGCACTGGAAAATATCTCTCCTCTTATTATTTTGTAGTTATCCTTAAAATCTTTTAATCTCTTAAAATTAGTCTCTTTTATCAAGTAGGATAACGGATGTAACACGCAAACAACATCAGATTTAAGTTTATCATACGATTTCAGGAACGAAACCCCTAAATCTCTATCAAACAAATCTTCATCACATATATTCTGTCCCTTCTCCCCATTCTTAAATTCTGATGTTGTATCATTATATGGTGGATTACCTATCATGATTAAAAAAGCAGAAGAAGAAATAGAATATTTCCCCCTACTGACATCCTTTAAGGAATTTGTATGAAAAATATTTCGTTGGTCAAAATGTTGTTTGAGAAAGTTATAAGCGTCTAAATCACAATCTGCTATCCGATAATCACACTGTTTGATACCAAATAAAAATGCTCCACAGCCCCCTGCACTATCAAAAAGGATGACATCTTTTTTCTTGTTTTCTAAGTAAGGCTTTATAAATTCATGAACCAGTTTAACAAGTTTTTCAGGAGTATAGTAACTACCTAATTGGATTCTTTCGATTTTTGGTAAATGTTCTGCTAAATGGACTTGCATAATTATCACCTATCACCTAAATTGAGCGATTTATTATCTCATAATGCCACTGAGACAGGCGGGACGCCTGTCCTACGGGTTTGAATGTCTAACCATTCAAGTAGGACAGCCGTCTCGGCTGTCCTTGATTTGTCAAAAGAATCGCTCAATTTAGGTATCAATAATTTCAAGAAGTGTTTCAAGGATTTTGATAATATCGTGATTGTGTCGCTTGGATGCCATCCCAAACACTTTCATCATATCTATAAAATTCAAAACATTAGTTTTGTTAATAACATACACAAGTTTATCGCCAGAAACAGATGATTTGCCAAAAAGGTCTGATGAATTCTTAAATGCTTTCAATGGGACACAAAAATAAACCATCGGCTGAACACCAGAAGCATATTGTTGCTTTTGAATAGATACTTCTATTTGTGTTTCATCCAGAGTTTCAATCATAAAAAGTGTCGGCAACTTAATACTCGTTTCTTCAAAATTTATCCCGTTTATAGTAATTTGTGAATGGTGTTCGACGGTTATGGTTTTTTCATCTATAAAACTTTTATAACTCCCTATTTCATTGAGTAAGTTCTCAACTTCTTTTTTAGTGATAAATTCTAATTCCATAGCCTTATAAAATATTTCCGACAATTCATAAGGATATTTTGTTTTCCCGTTACTCCCAACAAAATGTTTACTTGTTAATTTTGTTTCTTTTTTACCATCTTCAACTTCCTTAACAGGAACATCATAACCTATTTGCCATTCTAAGTATGTTTGATCATCAAAAGGACATTCTCTTGTCGAAAAGATTTCACCAAAATCTAATCTATTTTTTCTTTTCTTGAATCTGAATTTACCGGCATTAGTTGCAGGTATGGTTAATAAAATACTGTTTTCTTTAATTGTCCAATCCATTTTTATCTCCTTATTTCAATCTTAATATTATCCGATTCTTTTATAATTAACCCAAATGTCTTTGGACTCTTTCAAGAGCGATTTTATAATACTTTTCTTCAATTTCAAAACCAATAAATCTTCTATTAAGTTGAAGACATGCCACAGCAGTGCTTCCACTCCCTATAAAAGGATCCAAAATTAAATCATTTTCTTTTGTCCACATTTTTAAAATTTCTTTTATAAAGTGTTTGGGTTTCGGTGTTGGATGATCTATATATCCTTCATCAGGTTCAATCATTTTTCCATGAGTATCTACAAATATATCTTTATTCCAATGAATAATTTTAGGACTTCCCTTCTTAAAGATAAAGCAAGACATAAATTTCGTGTCCCCTATGGGAGATTTAACCCTTCCTTCAGGACAATATAAAACGATCTGCCAGAAATAATTAAATGGATTGTTCTTGAATAATTGTGGTAGAAATTTTGTACTA is a window from the Deltaproteobacteria bacterium genome containing:
- a CDS encoding DUF2283 domain-containing protein; translated protein: MLKLPTQHVWLDYDKDADVLYMSFRKPQRATTTIETDDDILIRKDGKNIVGLTILNASTRQ
- a CDS encoding Eco57I restriction-modification methylase domain-containing protein, whose translation is MQVHLAEHLPKIERIQLGSYYTPEKLVKLVHEFIKPYLENKKKDVILFDSAGGCGAFLFGIKQCDYRIADCDLDAYNFLKQHFDQRNIFHTNSLKDVSRGKYSISSSAFLIMIGNPPYNDTTSEFKNGEKGQNICDEDLFDRDLGVSFLKSYDKLKSDVVCVLHPLSYLIKETNFKRLKDFKDNYKIIRGEIFSSALFSGTGTGKFPILVALYEKNPSGMTFEYIRQFQFDILNNDKKFILSKYKTTDGYIDKYPPRKNDITDSPIGLYYWTFRDFNSLKKNASFRTKKHPNGIVVSLENFYKYSYLYSLKSLFNPEDAWLYGNLSPLVHIEDVQQNKKLYVLYALKTNKVLREMDNSTLKKIANYYKIKFNNTDNVDKIEKAIKDRLSPLIE
- a CDS encoding R.Pab1 family restriction endonuclease; this translates as MDWTIKENSILLTIPATNAGKFRFKKRKNRLDFGEIFSTRECPFDDQTYLEWQIGYDVPVKEVEDGKKETKLTSKHFVGSNGKTKYPYELSEIFYKAMELEFITKKEVENLLNEIGSYKSFIDEKTITVEHHSQITINGINFEETSIKLPTLFMIETLDETQIEVSIQKQQYASGVQPMVYFCVPLKAFKNSSDLFGKSSVSGDKLVYVINKTNVLNFIDMMKVFGMASKRHNHDIIKILETLLEIIDT